In the Pungitius pungitius chromosome 5, fPunPun2.1, whole genome shotgun sequence genome, one interval contains:
- the acsl2 gene encoding long-chain-fatty-acid--CoA ligase 1 — protein sequence MHFQEWFRSSAGVKGPESENLWSLLPSLPLSSFSLSSLSLSSSSLLGLGALASLTAYWLVTRPRPTRPPCDLQAQSVAVDGDPSCRRSALLKDDSLMEYYYEDTRTVFDMFRRGLRIAGDGPCLGFRKPGQPYQWISYNEVLEQAQVLGSGLMAKGCRPNPQQLIGIFAQNRPEWIISELACYTYSMAVVPLYDTLGPEAMVHILDLAEISLVLCDREEKAAALLENKERGGTPKLSCLVLFNDFSDAFVQRAKNCDVEVLKLDQLMDLGRQNLKDPVPPQPQDLAVVCFTSGTTGKPKGAMITHGNIASNTSSVIKILEGSFVIQQDDVSISYLPLAHMFERMIQVTMFCHGARVGFYQGDISLLMDDIKTLKPTFFPVVPRLLNRIYDKILGSATSPLRRALLRFAVRRKQAELSSGVVRNNSLWDKLVFNRIQASLGGNLRFALTASAPISPTVLSFLRATLGCLIFEGYGQTECTAGCTFSMPGDWTGGHVGAPLPCAKVKLVDIPEMNYYAKNGDGEICISGPSVFRGYLKDPEKTAEALDSDGWLHSGDVGQWLPNGTLRIIDRKKHIFKLSQGEYIAPEKIENVYLRCVPVLQVFVHGDSLQSYLVGIVVPDPEVLVDWAKARGFVGSYEELCQNPDLKNAVLEDMKAVGKKAGLKSFEQVKDLHLHPKAFSVANGLLTPTLKSRRADIRRTFQIQISSMYSQAAF from the exons aTGCATTTCCAGGAGTGGTTTCGCTCCAGCGCCGGAGTCAAAGGTCCTGAATCCGAAAACCTCTGGAGTCTGTTGCCGTCTCTGCCCCtgtcctccttctccctgtcctccttgtctctgtcctcctcctctctgctgggcCTGGGAGCCCTGGCCTCCCTCACCGCGTACTGGCTGGTGACCCGACCTCGACCCACGCGTCCGCCCTGTGATCTGCAGGCGCAGTCTGTGGCCGTGGAT GGAGACCCCAGCTGCAGGAGATCGGCTCTCCTCAAGGATGACTCGCTGATGGAGTATTACTACGAAGACACCAGGACCGTCTTCGACATGTTCCGGAGAGGACTGAGGATTGCAG GAGACGGCCCGTGTCTGGGCTTCAGAAAGCCGGGGCAGCCCTACCAGTGGATCTCCTACAACGAG GTGTTGGAGCAGGCGCAGGTGCTGGGCTCCGGGCTGATGGCCAAAGGCTGCCGGCCGAACCCGCAGCAATTAATTGGGATATTTGCACAAAACAGACCAGAG TGGATCATCTCTGAGCTGGCCTGCTACACGTACTCCATGGCAGTGGTGCCTCTGTACGACACCCTGGGGCCCGAGGCCATGGTGCACATACTGGACCTGG CGGAGATCTCTCTGGTGCTCTGCGACCGGGAGGAGAAGGCTGCAGCTTTGTTGGAGAACAAGGAGCGAGGCGGGACTCCAAAGCTCTCCTGCCTGGTTCTCTTCAACGATTTCAGCGACGCGTTTGTTCAAAGGGCGAAGAACTGCGATGTGGAGGTTTTGAAACTAGACCAGCTCATG GATCTGGGAAGGCAGAACCTCAAAGATCCGGTG CCGCCCCAGCCTCAGGATCTGGCCGTGGTTTGCTTCACCAGTGGAACCACAG GGAAGCCCAAGGGAGCCATGATCACCCACGGCAACATCGCCTCCAACACATCCTCTGTCATTAAGATCCTGGAG ggTTCATTTGTGATCCAACAAGACGATGTCTCCATCTCGTACCTGCCGCTTGCGCACATGTTTGAGAGGATGATTCAG GTGACCATGTTCTGCCACGGGGCCAGAGTAGGGTTCTACCAAGGTGATATTTCTCTCCTAATGGACGACATTAAAACTCTCAAGCCCACCTTCTTCCCTGTCGTGCCCCGTTTACTCAATCGAATCTACGACAAG ATCCTGGGTTCTGCGACTTCTCCGCTACGACGGGCGCTGCTTCGCTTCGCCGTGAGGAGAAAGCAGGCTGAGCTCAGCAGTGGCGTCGTCCGTAACAACAGTCTGTGGGACAAACTGGTGTTCAACAGGATCCAG GCTAGTTTAGGAGGTAATCTGCGGTTTGCCCTGACTGCTTCAGCACCCATCTCCCCCACTGTGCTGTCCTTCCTCAGAGCCACTCTGGGCTGTCTGATCTTTGAGGGCTACGGCCAGACCGAGTGCACCGCAGGCTGCACCTTCTCCATGCCCGGAGACTGGACCGGGG GTCATGTCGGCGCGCCTTTGCCCTGCGCCAAGGTGAAGCTGGTGGACATCCCCGAAATGAACTACTACGCCAAGAACGGAGACGGAGAG ATCTGTATCAGCGGGCCCAGTGTGTTCAGAGGTTACCTGAAGGACCCGGAAAAGACCGCAGAAGCCCTGGACAGCGACGGTTGGCTGCACAGCGGGGACGTGGGCCAGTGGCTTCCG AACGGGACGCTTCGCATCATTGACAGGAAGAAGCACATCTTCAAGCTGTCCCAAGGGGAGTACATTGCGCCAGAGAAGATAGAAAACGTCTACCTGCGTTGTGTTCCTGTGCTGCAGGTGTTTGTGCACGGAGACAGTTTACAG TCTTATCTCGTAGGCATAGTTGTACCTGATCCTGAGGTGTTGGTGGATTGGGCTAAAGCCCGAGGATTTGTGGGATCCTATGAAGAGCTCTGCCAGAACCCT GATTTGAAGAATGCAGTATTGGAGGACATGAAAGCTGTGGGGAAGAAAGCCGGGCTGAAGTCCTTTGAACAA GTGAAAGACCTTCATTTGCACCCAAAGGCGTTCAGCGTCGCCAACGGCCTTCTCACCCCCACACTGAAAAGTAGACGCGCTGACATCCGCAGAACCTTTCAGATACAAATATCAAGCATGTACAGCCAGGCGGCCTTTTGA